A genomic stretch from Lepisosteus oculatus isolate fLepOcu1 chromosome 7, fLepOcu1.hap2, whole genome shotgun sequence includes:
- the golt1ba gene encoding golgi transport 1Ba isoform X1 — MISLTDSQKIGMGLTGFGVFFLFFGMILFFDKALLAIGNILFVAGLSFVIGLERTFRFFFQKHKMKATGFFLGGVLVVLIGWPMIGMILEIYGFFLLFRGFFPVVIGFIRRVPVLGSLLNLPGISGFVDKAGESNNMIRSS, encoded by the exons ATGATCTCCTTAACGGATTCACAGA AAATCGGAATGGGATTAACAGGCTTTGGTGTGTTTTTCCTGTTCTTTGGGATGATCCTATTCTTTGACAAGGCTCTCCTAGCAATTGGAAAT ATTCTGTTTGTGGCCGGCTTGTCCTTCGTTATTGGACTCGAAAGGACATTCAGGTTCTTTTTTCAGAAGCACAAAATGAAAGCCACTGGCTTCTTCCTGGGAGGCGTGCTCGTGGTGCTGATCGGGTGGCCCATGATTGGAATGATCTTGGAGATCTACGGATTCTTTCTGTTGTTCAG GGGCTTCTTTCCAGTGGTTATTGGGTTTATAAGGAGAGTGCCAGTCCTAGGATCTTTATTGAATTTACCAGGAATCAGTGGG TTTGTGGATAAAGCTGGAGAGAGCAACAACATG attagATCTTCATGA
- the golt1ba gene encoding golgi transport 1Ba isoform X2 translates to MISLTDSQKIGMGLTGFGVFFLFFGMILFFDKALLAIGNILFVAGLSFVIGLERTFRFFFQKHKMKATGFFLGGVLVVLIGWPMIGMILEIYGFFLLFRGFFPVVIGFIRRVPVLGSLLNLPGISGFVDKAGESNNMV, encoded by the exons ATGATCTCCTTAACGGATTCACAGA AAATCGGAATGGGATTAACAGGCTTTGGTGTGTTTTTCCTGTTCTTTGGGATGATCCTATTCTTTGACAAGGCTCTCCTAGCAATTGGAAAT ATTCTGTTTGTGGCCGGCTTGTCCTTCGTTATTGGACTCGAAAGGACATTCAGGTTCTTTTTTCAGAAGCACAAAATGAAAGCCACTGGCTTCTTCCTGGGAGGCGTGCTCGTGGTGCTGATCGGGTGGCCCATGATTGGAATGATCTTGGAGATCTACGGATTCTTTCTGTTGTTCAG GGGCTTCTTTCCAGTGGTTATTGGGTTTATAAGGAGAGTGCCAGTCCTAGGATCTTTATTGAATTTACCAGGAATCAGTGGG TTTGTGGATAAAGCTGGAGAGAGCAACAACATGGTATAA
- the golt1ba gene encoding golgi transport 1Ba isoform X3, which yields MISLTDSQKIGMGLTGFGVFFLFFGMILFFDKALLAIGNILFVAGLSFVIGLERTFRFFFQKHKMKATGFFLGGVLVVLIGWPMIGMILEIYGFFLLFRGFFPVVIGFIRRVPVLGSLLNLPGISGPT from the exons ATGATCTCCTTAACGGATTCACAGA AAATCGGAATGGGATTAACAGGCTTTGGTGTGTTTTTCCTGTTCTTTGGGATGATCCTATTCTTTGACAAGGCTCTCCTAGCAATTGGAAAT ATTCTGTTTGTGGCCGGCTTGTCCTTCGTTATTGGACTCGAAAGGACATTCAGGTTCTTTTTTCAGAAGCACAAAATGAAAGCCACTGGCTTCTTCCTGGGAGGCGTGCTCGTGGTGCTGATCGGGTGGCCCATGATTGGAATGATCTTGGAGATCTACGGATTCTTTCTGTTGTTCAG GGGCTTCTTTCCAGTGGTTATTGGGTTTATAAGGAGAGTGCCAGTCCTAGGATCTTTATTGAATTTACCAGGAATCAGTGGG cctaCGTAA